From Salvelinus namaycush isolate Seneca chromosome 2, SaNama_1.0, whole genome shotgun sequence, one genomic window encodes:
- the LOC120059307 gene encoding protein kinase C delta type-like has translation MSPFLRITFNAFDVGVLPPLTDAPFCAIKMKESLSTERGKTLVQRKPTMYPAWKSTFDAHIYEGRVLQVVLMKTAEEPLAEATVGVSVLAERCKKGNGCAEFWVDLQPSGKVQMVVQFFVEDTDTAAFKSNVKGREEEDGAMTLTRRRGAMKQAKVHFIKNHEFTATFFGQPTFCSVCREFVWGFNKQGYKCRQCNAAIHKKCIDKIIGRCTGTAANSRDTMFQKERFKIDMPHRFKIHNYMSPTFCDHCGSMLWGMVKQGLKCEDCGMNSHHKCEKKVGNLCGINQKLLAEALNQVSQKSTRRSESNNSESTDIGIYQDFNKSPGVGPSEGYEKLWEGGKGPAPASITPKTHLTIDSFVFHKVLGKGSFGKVLLAELKGRGQYFAVKALKKDVVLMDDDVECTMVEKRVLALAWDNPFLTHLYSTFQTREHLFFVMEYLNGGDLMFHIQDKGRFDLYRATFYSAEIIIGLQFLHSKGIIYRDLKLDNVMLNRDGHIKIADFGMCKENVFGENRATTFCGTPDYIAPEILLGQKYTFSVDWWSFGVLVYEMLIGQSPFQGDDEDELFESIRMDVPHYPRWITKEAKDLLEKLFERDPSRRLGVVDNIRGHSFFKTLNWPALEKREVDPPFKPKVKGPNDCNNFDREFLSEKPRLSHTDKNLIDSMDQTAFAGFSFINLKMECIMDK, from the exons ATGTCTCCCTTCTTACGCATAACCTTTAATGCGTTTGATGTGGGCGTCTTGCCACCCCTGACTGACGCTCCCTTCTGTGCAATTAAGATGAAGGAGTCCCTCAGCACTG agcgGGGGAAGACCCTAGTCCAGAGGAAACCCACTATGTACCCTGCCTGGAAGTCCACTTTCGATGCCCACATCTACGAGGGCCGTGTCCTCCAAGTGGTTCTGATGAAGACCGCAGAGGAGCCATTGGCCGAGGCCACGGTGGGCGTGTCCGTGCTGGCTGAGCGCTGTAAGAAGGGCAACGGCTGTGCTGAATTCTGGGTAGACCTGCAGCCTTCTGGGAAGGTTCAGATGGTCGTACAGTTCTTTGTGGAGGACACAGACACAGCAG CGTTTAAGTCGAACGTGAAGGGGCGTGAAGAGGAGGACGGGGCGATGACACTGACCCGAAGGAGAGGAGCCATGAAACAGGCCAAGGTCCACTTCATCAAGAACCATGAGTTCACAGCCACCTTCTTTGGACAGCCCACCTTCTGCTCTGTCTGCCGGGAGTTTGTCTG GGGATTCAACAAGCAAGGCTACAAGTGCAGAC AATGCAACGCCGCCATCCACAAGAAATGTATTGACAAAATCATCGGGAGGTGCACAGGAACAGCAGCCAACAGCAGAGACACTATG TTCCAGAAGGAGCGCTTTAAGATCGACATGCCACATCGCTTCAAGATCCACAACTACATGAGCCCTACCTTCTGTGACCACTGTGGCAGTATGCTCTGGGGAATGGTCAAGCAGGGCCTCAAGTGTGAAG ACTGTGGCATGAACTCCCATCACAAATGTGAGAAGAAAGTGGGAAATCTCTGTGGAATCAACCAGAAACTCCTGGCTGAGGCCCTCAACCAAGTTAGCCAA AAATCCACAAGACGGTCTGAATCCAACAACTCTGAGTCAACGGACATTGGAATCTACCAGGACTTCAACAAAAGCCCAGGAGTGGGCCCTAGTG AAGGCTATGAGAAGCTGTGGGAGGGAGGTAAGGGCCCTGCCCCAGCCAGCATCACCCCCAAGACCCACCTCACCATTGACAGCTTTGTGTTCCACAAGGTGCTGGGCAAGGGCAGCTTTGGCAAG GTCCTGCTGGCTGAGCTGAAGGGGCGAGGGCAGTACTTTGCTGTGAAGGCCCTGAAGAAAGATGTGGTTCTGATGGATGATGATGTGGAGTGTACCATGGTGGAGAAGAGAGTCCTGGCCCTGGCCTGGGACAACCCCTTCCTCACACACCTCTACTCCACCTTCCAGACCAGG gaACACCTGTTTTTCGTGATGGAGTACCTGAATGGAGGAGACCTGATGTTCCACATACAGGATAAGGGTCGCTTTGACCTCTACAGAGCCAC GTTCTACTCTGCAGAGATCATAATTGGACTGCAGTTCCTCCACTCCAAAGGAATAATTTACAG GGACCTGAAGCTGGACAATGTGATGCTGAACAGAGACGGCCACATTAAGATCGCTGACTTTGGGATGTGCAAGGAGAACGTGTTTGGAGAGAATCGGGCCACCACTTTCTGTGGGACGCCGGACTACATCGCACCAgag ATCCTGCTGGGACAGAAGTACACCTTCTCCGTGGACTGGTGGTCGTTTGGGGTACTGGTGTATGAGATGCTGATTGGCCAGTCGCCGTTCCAGGGTGATGACGAGGATGAGCTGTTTGAGTCCATCAGGATGGACGTGCCTCACTACCCTCGCTGGATCACCAAGGAGGCTAAGGACCTGTTGGAGAAG CTGTTTGAAAGAGACCCCAGTCGCAGGCTAGGTGTGGTGGACAACATTCGTGGCCACTCCTTCTTCAAGACCCTCAACTGGCCTGCcctggagaagagagaggtggaCCCCCCCTTCAAACCTAAAGTG AAAGGCCCCAATGACTGCAACAACTTTGACCGGGAGTTCCTGAGTGAGAAGCCCCGCCTCTCCCACACGGACAAGAACCTAATCGACTCTATGGACCAGACAGCCTTTGCAGGCTTCTCTTTCATCAACCTCAAGATGGAATGCATTATGGACAAATGA